A window of Macrotis lagotis isolate mMagLag1 chromosome X, bilby.v1.9.chrom.fasta, whole genome shotgun sequence contains these coding sequences:
- the ANGPTL4 gene encoding angiopoietin-related protein 4, which translates to MRCTPTTGAALVLCAATAGLLGAAAAPHGQGQGQGQGQGRPGAQAKYASWDEVNVIAHGLLQLGHGLREHVERTQGQVNDIYRRLQAADPACEDSQRRARHSPEGPQLRSPGQPDGPSQPQQLAHQKPKLQQLEGSEDQGADSSPGGAAWTAVRSLQTQLRTQNSRIEELFQKVTQQQQHLEKQNLKIQTLQRKLQGLAPFQLGQIPLKPMGKKNTPKMTRHIHPVPNSSDKPKLPQDCHQLFLGGERQSGLFQIQPQGSSPFLVNCKMTPEGGWTIIQRRLNGSVDFHQPWEAYKSGFGDPNGEFWLGLEKVHHITGDRGSRLSVQLLDWEGNVQSVQIPFHLGGEDTAYSLKLTGPVAGELGPATEDGLSLPFSTWDRDHDLRTDLNCAQNLSGGWWFSTCGHTNLNGKYFHSLPRQRHQRKQGIFWKTWRGRYYPLQATTMLIQPTEGVTS; encoded by the exons ATGCGCTGCACCCCAACTACCGGAGCCGCGCTGGTGCTGTGCGCCGCCACGGCGGGGCTGCTGGGCGCAGCGGCCGCCCCCCAcggccagggccagggccagggccagggccagggccgTCCGGGGGCCCAGGCCAAGTACGCCTCGTGGGACGAGGTGAACGTGATCGCTCACGGGCTCCTGCAGCTCGGCCACGGGCTTCGGGAGCACGTGGAGCGGACGCAGGGCCAGGTGAACGACATCTACCGCCGGCTCCAAGCCGCCGACCCGGCTTGCGAAGACTCCCAGCGCCGCGCCCGCCACAGCCCCGAAGGCCCCCAGCTGCGCAGCCCAGGGCAGCCCGACGGCCCCTCGCAGCCCCAACAGCTGGCCCACCAGAAGCCCAAGCTGCAGCAGCTGGAAGGCAGCGAGGACCAGGGAGCAGACAGCAGCCCCGGGGGCGCCGCCTGGACCGCTGTGCGCAGCCTGCAG ACCCAGCTTCGGACACAGAACAGCAGAATTGAGGAATTATTTCAGAAAGTGACGCAGCAACAACAGCACCTGGAAAAGCAGAACTTGAAGATTCAAACATTACAGAGAAAG CTCCAGGGCCTGGCTCCTTTTCAGCTGGGGCAGATACCACTAAAACCTATGGGAAAGAAAAACACCCCGAAGATGACTCGACACATCCATCCTGTTCCCAACAGCAGTGATAAGCCCA AGCTACCCCAGGATTGCCATCAACTTTTTCTGGGTGGAGAACGTCAGAGTGGACTTTTCCAAATTCAACCCCAAGGTTCTTCCCCCTTCCTGGTGAACTGCAAAATGACCCCAG agggTGGCTGGACCATAATCCAGAGACGTCTTAATGGCTCAGTAGATTTTCATCAACCCTGGGAGGCCTACAAGTCAGGCTTTGGAGACCCTAATG GGGAATTTTGGCTTGGTCTGGAGAAGGTACATCATATCACTGGAGACCGAGGAAGTCGTCTTAGTGTACAGCTATTAGATTGGGAAGGCAATGTCCAATCTGTCCAGATCCCCTTCCACTTGGGAGGGGAGGATACAGCCTATAGTCTGAAGCTCACAGGACCAGTTGCTGGAGAACTGGGTCCAGCCACAGAAGATGGACTATCTTTACCTTTCTCTACTTGGGATCGTGATCATGACCTCAGAACAGATCTGAACTGTGCCCAGAACCTCTCTG gaggctGGTGGTTCAGTACTTGTGGCCATACCAACCTCAATGGAAAGTATTTTCATTCCCTTCCCCGGCAACGGCACCAGAGGAAGCAGGGCATCTTTTGGAAGACTTGGCGTGGACGCTACTACCCTCTACAGGCCACCACCATGCTAATTCAGCCCACAGAGGGTGTCACCTCCTAG